The window CCAGTTCGGCGAGCATGGCGACGCGCCGTTCCGGCGGCTGCGGCGCGGCGGCCAGCGTTTCGAAGGCCAGCGTCTGCAAGGCGTCGCCGGCGAGGATGGCGGTGGCTTCGTCGAAGGCGACGTGCACGGTGGGCTGGCCGCGGCGCAGGTCGTCGTCGTCCATCGCCGGCAGGTCGTCGTGCACCAGCGAGTAACAGTGAACCAATTCGACCGCGGCAGCGGCGGCGTCCAGTTCCGCGTCCGGCGCGCCGAGCGCGGCGCCGGTGGCGTAGACCAGCAGCGGGCGCATGCGCTTGCCGCCGTTCAGTACACCGTGGCGCATCGCCGCGTGCAGACGCTGCGGCGAAGTGGCGGGATCGGGCAGGGCGCGTTCCAGCGCGGCGTCGGCGCGCGCGCGCCAGGACGAAAAATCAGGCGCAGCCATCGTCGCCGCTGTCGAAATCGCGGGCGTCCTCGGGCCGGGCCGGATCGCTGAGCAGGCGTACGCGCAGCTCGGCCTGCTCCAGCGCGCCCTGGCAGCGGCGGTACAGGCCGACGCCGCGCTCGTAGGCGGCCAGCGATTCCTCCAGCGTCATCTCGCCGGTTTCCATCCTGCCGACCAGATCCTCCAGCGCCTGCATCGACTGCTCGAAGTCGGCGACGGGCGAGGCGTCGGGTGTTTGCGGTTTGCGTGCCATGCCGCGAGTTTACGCCAGCGTCGTCCATTCCAGCCGC is drawn from Thermomonas brevis and contains these coding sequences:
- a CDS encoding exodeoxyribonuclease VII small subunit, with product MARKPQTPDASPVADFEQSMQALEDLVGRMETGEMTLEESLAAYERGVGLYRRCQGALEQAELRVRLLSDPARPEDARDFDSGDDGCA